In Coriobacteriia bacterium, the sequence CGGGCTTCTCGCTCTGGGTGAGCACGTGCCCGATGCGCTGCTCGGGCGTGCGCGCGAAGACCTGGCGGACGCGCCGCTCGTCGGCCGTGTGGCGCACCTCCACCTCCACGCTGTCCTCGCGGATGCGGATGAGGTTGTAGGACGGCTGGGTCACGCCGCGCGTGCGCCAGGAGGTGGCCGTGCCGCTGGTGACGGCCAGCATCCCCGCAATCGGCCACACGTGCGGCACGTGCTTGTGCCCCGCGAGCACGAGGTCCACCCCCGCCTCCATCAGGATCTCCAGGATGTCGCCCGCGTCCCACGCGATGTTGCGCTCGCGCCCCGTCCCGGGCACGGGCACGAGGTGATGGTGTACGACGAAGACCTTGTACGCGTCGTCGCCCGCGAACTGCTCCCGGAGCCATCCGTAACGGTCTCGGCCGATCTCGCCTTCGTTCAGGTCCGGCTTGCTCGAGTCCGCGCAGACCACGCGCATGCGCGTCGGGCCGGGGTCACCGCCGGCCGGGAAGGGGAAGTCGCGGGAGTAGAACTTCTGGCCGAAGATGCGGTCGAAGAACACGTAGCCGACGTTGCGGCTGTCGTGGTTGCCGGGGATGACCACCTTCTCGGTGCATTCGACGCGGTCGATGTAGCTCTTGGCGAGCTCGAACTGGTCGGGGTAGCCCTTCTCGGTGAGGTCGCCGGGGCAGGCGACCAGGTCGGGGCAGTCGCGGTTCAGGTCGTGGATGAGCCGCTCCATGAGGCCCGCGTCGAACCGGCCGTCCCCGCAGTGGATGTCCGAGAACTGCCCGATGGTGCACACGCCGTCGGTCGTCACGGCCGTCACCTCCGAGGGTCGCCGCCGACCCCGCCTAGGTTCCCTGTAAGGGCGTTCCTCCAACACCCGGCGGAACGACGACCGCCTCGCCGCGCGTTTCGGGCGTGTCTCCCGCGCGTGAACCCGCCCCTTCCCGGGTACGTTCTCCCGTGCTAAACTCGGTATCCGAGCGGCACGCCGTCGTGCCGCGACACACGTGAGCAACGGCGCTCGCATCCGGACCCGACAGGGGCCGGCGGCGGGCGTTTCCGTTCGGTCGCCCGCCGGACGCACCGATCCCGGAGGCGACATGAACGATCTCGCGGTCTTCTGGGGCTGCACCATACCGGCGCGCTTCCCCTTCATCGAGAAGTCGACGCGGCTCGTCCTCGGCGACATGGGCGTACGCGTGCGCGAGCTCGAGGGCCATACCTGCTGCCCCGAGGGCGTGCTGGTCAAGCCGAGCAGCGAGCGCGCGTTCTACACGGCCGCGGCCCGGAACCTCGCGATCGTCGAGAAGGCGGGCCTGGACGTGGTGACGCCGTGCAACGGGTGCTACTCCACCTTCAAGGAGGTCTCCAGCCACCTCATCACCCACTGGCGCGAGCGTGACGCGATCAACGACCGCTTGTCGGCGGAGGACCTTCGCTACGACGGGCGCCTGAAGGTGACCCACTTCGCCGAGTGGCTGACCGACGGGATCGGGACCGGCGTGGTCGCCTCGAGGATCACCCGCCCGCTGTGGGGCCTGCGCATCGCGGTACACCACGGCTGCCACCTGCTGCGCCCCCAGCCCGCCGTGCGCTGGGACGACCCGCTGCACCCCCGGAAGGTCGAGGAGCTCGTCACCGCGCTGGGCGCCCGGGTGGTGGACTACCCGACCAGGATGCAGTGCTGCGGCGGCGCGCTGGACCGCATGGGCGAGCGGGAGAGCTCGCTGGCTTTCGCCCGCCGCAAGCTCACCGACGTCCAGCGCGAGGAGGCCGACGCGCTGGTGGTCGTCTGCCCGAGCTGCTTCCAGCAGTTCGACCTGAACCAGGCGGCCCTGCAGCGCGCCAAGGAGGACGTGAACGTCCCGGTCCTCTACCTCTCCGAGCTCGTCGCGCTCTCGATGGGGCACGAGCCCGAGGAGCTGGGGCTGGACATGCATCGCGTGTCGGTTGAGCCCTTCCTCGAGAAGTGGGGTGACCGCCAGGCCGACAGGGTGCGCCTCGAGGCCTTCTTCGACGTGTCGCTGCTCGGCAGGTGCTACGCCTGCCAGGCGTGCAAGGACGACTGCCCGGTCTGCAAGGTCGACCCCTCCTTCCAGCCTACCGAGATCGTCGGAGACCTCGTGCGGGGTCACCTCGACGACGTGATCGCCGGCGGCGGGCTCTGGAAGTGCCTCGAGTGCTACACGTGCCAGGAGCTGTGCCACTCCAGGATCGGCATGGCCGGGACGTTCCGCAAGCTCAAGGAGCTCGCGATGAGCGCGGGCAGCGGACCCGACCCGGTCTCGGCGGCCTACAGGCAGTTCCTCGAGGCCGGCGTGCTGGGCAAGCCCAAGGAGTCCGCCCGAAGGAAGCTCGGGCTCGACCCGCTCCCGCCGACCGGCGGCGACGCGGTGGCCCGCCTGCTGTCGAACGAGCCGGAGGAAGAGCGATGAGCGAGACGACCGGGCCGTTGCTGAACGAGGAGGGCCGGCCGCGCTACCGCGAGGAGGCGTCCTTCAAGATCCATGGCGGTTGCGGGCTGATGGGCATCTGCGACACCTCGGGTGAGCTGATGGGCGGTGAGGTCGCAC encodes:
- a CDS encoding metallophosphoesterase, which gives rise to MTTDGVCTIGQFSDIHCGDGRFDAGLMERLIHDLNRDCPDLVACPGDLTEKGYPDQFELAKSYIDRVECTEKVVIPGNHDSRNVGYVFFDRIFGQKFYSRDFPFPAGGDPGPTRMRVVCADSSKPDLNEGEIGRDRYGWLREQFAGDDAYKVFVVHHHLVPVPGTGRERNIAWDAGDILEILMEAGVDLVLAGHKHVPHVWPIAGMLAVTSGTATSWRTRGVTQPSYNLIRIREDSVEVEVRHTADERRVRQVFARTPEQRIGHVLTQSEKPDPGYIGALR